The following proteins are encoded in a genomic region of Actinomadura sp. NAK00032:
- the panC gene encoding pantoate--beta-alanine ligase, which yields MKPVIARTREELVAARARIEGTLAFVPTMGALHEGHLSLMREARRHADRVAVSIFVNPLQFGPGEDFDRYPRTFEADVQACAAEGVDLIFAPTRDVMYPDDPQVTVKSGPMGEVVEGAARPGHFDGMLTVVLKLLNLVRPDAAVFGEKDAQQLAMIRRMVADLNVPVRIVGGPTVREPDGLALSSRNRYLSEPERATALALSRALRAGADAAADGPGAVLGAAGAVLDKAAAADPPLALDYLVLVDPATFAPAPGGGPAVLAVAGRVGATHLIDNVHLQLGKEH from the coding sequence TTGAAACCCGTCATCGCGCGGACGCGTGAGGAGTTGGTCGCGGCGCGCGCGCGTATCGAAGGCACACTCGCGTTCGTTCCGACCATGGGCGCGCTGCACGAGGGGCACCTGTCCCTGATGCGCGAGGCCCGCCGCCATGCCGACAGGGTCGCCGTCAGCATCTTCGTCAATCCGCTCCAGTTCGGGCCCGGCGAGGACTTCGACCGGTACCCGAGGACGTTCGAGGCCGACGTCCAGGCGTGCGCCGCCGAGGGCGTCGACCTGATCTTCGCGCCGACCCGCGACGTCATGTACCCGGACGATCCGCAGGTCACGGTCAAGTCGGGGCCGATGGGCGAGGTCGTCGAGGGCGCGGCGCGGCCCGGCCACTTCGACGGGATGCTGACCGTCGTGCTCAAGCTGCTCAACCTCGTCCGGCCCGACGCGGCGGTCTTCGGGGAGAAGGACGCGCAGCAGCTCGCGATGATCCGCCGCATGGTCGCGGACCTGAACGTGCCCGTGCGGATCGTCGGCGGGCCGACCGTCCGCGAACCCGACGGGCTGGCCCTCTCCAGCCGCAACCGCTACCTCTCGGAACCCGAGCGCGCGACCGCCCTCGCCCTGTCGCGCGCCCTCCGGGCCGGCGCGGACGCCGCCGCCGACGGGCCGGGCGCGGTCCTCGGCGCGGCCGGCGCCGTCCTCGACAAGGCCGCGGCCGCCGACCCGCCCCTCGCGCTCGACTACCTCGTCCTCGTCGACCCGGCGACCTTCGCCCCCGCCCCCGGCGGCGGACCCGCCGTCCTCGCCGTCGCCGGCCGCGTCGGCGCCACCCATCTCATCGACAACGTTCACCTCCAGCTCGGCAAGGAGCACTGA
- a CDS encoding type III pantothenate kinase, which yields MLLTIDVGNTQTVLGLFEGDEVIEHWRINTDPRRTADEIAVVLQGLVQQSPLLAETDISGIALCSTVPSVLHEMREMCRRYYGDVSAVIVEPGVKTGVPVRMDNPKEVGADRIVNALAAVHTHGGPAIVVDFGTATTFDAVSAKGEYVGGAIAPGIEISIDALSSRGAQLHKIELVRPRNVIAKNTVEALQSGIIFGFAGQVDGIVERMSDELAEDPEEVTVIATGGLAPLVLEESRSIDVFEPWLTLIGLRLIYERNTP from the coding sequence ATGCTGCTCACCATCGACGTCGGTAACACCCAGACCGTCCTCGGCCTGTTCGAGGGCGACGAGGTGATCGAGCACTGGAGGATCAACACCGATCCGCGGCGCACCGCCGACGAGATCGCGGTGGTCCTGCAGGGCCTCGTCCAGCAGAGCCCCCTGCTGGCGGAGACCGACATCAGCGGCATCGCGCTGTGCTCCACGGTCCCGTCCGTCCTGCACGAGATGCGGGAGATGTGCCGCCGCTACTACGGCGACGTGTCCGCGGTGATCGTGGAGCCGGGCGTCAAGACGGGCGTCCCGGTCCGCATGGACAACCCCAAGGAGGTCGGCGCCGACCGCATCGTGAACGCGCTGGCCGCCGTCCACACGCACGGCGGGCCCGCGATCGTGGTCGACTTCGGCACCGCGACCACGTTCGACGCCGTGTCCGCCAAGGGCGAGTACGTCGGCGGCGCGATCGCCCCGGGCATCGAGATCTCGATAGACGCGCTGTCGTCGCGCGGTGCGCAGCTGCACAAGATCGAGCTGGTCCGGCCGCGCAACGTGATCGCGAAGAACACGGTCGAGGCGCTGCAGTCGGGGATAATCTTCGGCTTCGCCGGCCAGGTGGACGGCATCGTCGAGCGCATGTCGGACGAGCTGGCCGAAGACCCCGAGGAGGTGACCGTGATCGCCACCGGCGGGCTCGCGCCGCTCGTGCTGGAGGAGTCCCGCAGCATCGACGTCTTCGAGCCGTGGCTGACGCTCATCGGGCTCCGCCTCATCTACGAGCGCAACACCCCGTAG
- a CDS encoding Rossmann-like and DUF2520 domain-containing protein — MDPNVTPSSGAPGNAPRAGTEAPEDRPARLAVGVVGAGRVGTALGAALSRAGHRVVAAAAVSDRSRSRVEERLPGADVAPPQDVVAAADLVLLTVPDDELPELAVGLVAAGVAVTGKLVMHTSGRYGTAVLDPLTRAGALPLALHPAMTFTGRADDVNRLTGISFGVTSPEPLRPVAEALVLEMGGEPVWITEDARPLYHAALAGGANHLVTLVVESMDLLSRAGVAEPGRMLGPLLGAALDNGLRLGIDGLTGPVARGDAGTVSDHIAELGKVSPESRRAYIALARLTADRALGAGLLKPEDAERLLEALAD; from the coding sequence ATGGACCCCAACGTCACGCCCTCCTCCGGCGCGCCCGGAAACGCCCCCCGCGCGGGGACGGAGGCCCCGGAGGACAGGCCCGCGCGGCTCGCGGTCGGCGTCGTCGGCGCCGGCCGCGTCGGCACGGCGCTCGGCGCCGCGCTGTCGCGCGCGGGCCACCGCGTGGTCGCCGCGGCCGCCGTGTCCGACCGGTCGCGGTCCCGCGTCGAGGAGCGCCTGCCCGGCGCGGACGTCGCCCCGCCGCAGGACGTGGTGGCGGCCGCCGACCTGGTGCTGCTGACCGTCCCGGACGACGAGCTGCCCGAACTCGCGGTCGGCCTGGTCGCGGCGGGCGTCGCCGTCACCGGGAAGCTGGTCATGCACACCAGCGGCCGGTACGGGACGGCCGTCCTCGACCCGCTCACCCGCGCCGGCGCGCTCCCCCTGGCCCTGCACCCGGCGATGACCTTCACCGGACGCGCCGACGACGTCAACCGGCTCACCGGCATCTCGTTCGGCGTCACCTCGCCCGAGCCGCTGCGGCCCGTCGCCGAGGCGCTCGTCCTGGAGATGGGCGGCGAACCGGTGTGGATCACCGAGGACGCCCGGCCGCTCTACCACGCGGCGCTCGCCGGCGGCGCGAACCACCTGGTCACCCTGGTCGTCGAGTCGATGGACCTGCTGTCGCGGGCGGGTGTGGCCGAACCCGGCCGGATGCTCGGCCCGCTCCTCGGCGCCGCCCTCGACAACGGCCTGCGGCTCGGCATCGACGGCCTCACCGGCCCCGTCGCGCGCGGCGACGCCGGCACGGTCTCCGACCACATCGCCGAACTGGGCAAGGTGTCGCCGGAGAGCCGCCGCGCCTACATCGCCCTGGCCCGCCTCACCGCCGACCGCGCGCTGGGCGCCGGGCTGCTCAAGCCCGAAGACGCCGAACGCCTCCTGGAAGCCCTGGCCGATTGA
- the nadC gene encoding carboxylating nicotinate-nucleotide diphosphorylase, which translates to MTPELSQRLSAAGLDPQVVENLVRTALAEDGEVDVTSMPIFAPDETAAGDLRARESGVVAGVPVACAVFEALDVAYEAKAEDGDRVVPGQVLISVSGQTRAVLRAERTALNLLTHLSGIATATRRWADAMDGTKARVRDTRKTLPGLRALQKYAVHCGGGVNHRMGLHDAALIKDNHIAAAGSVTKAFEAIRAVYPSLHIQVECDTLAQVREALEVGATSILLDNMTDAEMAEAVRLVAGRAELEASGGLTLERARDVAVTGVDYLAVGALTHSARVFDIGLDFS; encoded by the coding sequence ATGACACCTGAACTCTCGCAGCGCCTCAGCGCCGCCGGGCTCGATCCACAGGTTGTGGAAAACCTCGTCCGGACGGCGCTGGCCGAGGACGGCGAGGTCGACGTCACCAGCATGCCGATCTTCGCGCCGGACGAGACCGCGGCAGGGGACCTCAGGGCGCGGGAGAGCGGCGTCGTCGCCGGCGTCCCGGTGGCCTGCGCGGTCTTCGAGGCGCTGGACGTCGCCTACGAGGCGAAGGCCGAGGACGGGGACCGCGTGGTGCCGGGGCAGGTCCTCATCTCGGTCAGCGGGCAGACCAGGGCGGTGCTGAGGGCCGAGCGGACGGCCCTGAACCTGCTCACGCACCTGTCCGGCATCGCGACGGCGACGCGGCGGTGGGCGGACGCCATGGACGGCACCAAGGCCCGTGTACGCGACACCCGTAAGACCCTTCCGGGGTTGCGTGCACTGCAGAAGTACGCCGTGCACTGCGGCGGCGGGGTCAACCACAGGATGGGCTTGCACGACGCAGCGCTTATCAAGGACAACCACATCGCGGCCGCCGGAAGCGTCACGAAGGCCTTCGAGGCGATCCGTGCCGTGTACCCGTCCCTGCACATCCAGGTGGAGTGCGACACCCTCGCGCAGGTGCGGGAGGCGCTGGAGGTGGGCGCGACGAGCATCCTGCTCGATAACATGACCGACGCTGAGATGGCCGAGGCGGTGCGCCTTGTGGCGGGGCGGGCGGAGCTTGAGGCCAGCGGTGGCCTTACCCTGGAGCGGGCCCGAGACGTCGCCGTTACCGGGGTGGACTACCTTGCCGTCGGCGCGCTGACGCACTCGGCGCGCGTGTTCGACATCGGCCTTGACTTTTCCTGA
- a CDS encoding cytochrome P450 produces the protein MEDRTAQVVEAEAAAVLGFDPADPAFRADPYAHYRRLASGGRRLHRTEVGLRVTASYDLCEQVLRDPRFGHRPEGGGLWRESRVRNRSFLTLDPPDHTRLRRLVSKAFTPRLVERLRPRVEALVDELLDGVSGDVDLIATLAYPLPVIVISEMLGVPARDRDLFKGWSDSLARGLDPDFLLPEDEIAQRDTAREEFAAYFRELAAERRTRPQDDLLSALVSVSDGGDVLSEEELLATCVLLLVAGHETTVNLIGNGALALLRDPAQLELFRARPENVQAAVEELLRYDPPVQLTLRAALEDVELDGSPVERGRLVLLLTGAANRDPAVFDDPDRLDLTRYTEGRDAPRHLSFGHGIHFCLGAPLARLEGQVALKKLFERDVALTGADGHTGSGHAGDGLVYRDNLVLRGLRDLPVTIRA, from the coding sequence ATGGAGGACAGGACAGCCCAGGTCGTGGAGGCCGAGGCCGCGGCGGTGCTCGGCTTCGACCCGGCGGATCCGGCGTTCCGGGCCGACCCTTACGCGCACTACCGGCGCCTCGCGTCCGGCGGGCGCCGCCTGCACCGCACCGAGGTCGGCCTTCGCGTGACCGCCTCCTACGACCTGTGCGAGCAGGTCCTGCGCGATCCGCGGTTCGGGCATCGGCCGGAGGGCGGCGGGCTGTGGCGCGAGTCGCGGGTCCGGAACCGGTCGTTCCTCACCCTGGACCCGCCCGACCACACCCGGCTCCGGCGGCTGGTGAGCAAGGCGTTCACCCCGCGGCTCGTCGAGCGGCTGCGGCCGCGGGTCGAGGCGCTGGTCGACGAGCTGCTGGACGGCGTGTCCGGCGACGTCGACCTGATCGCGACGCTCGCGTACCCGCTCCCCGTCATCGTGATCAGCGAGATGCTCGGCGTGCCCGCGCGGGACCGCGACCTGTTCAAGGGCTGGTCCGACAGCCTCGCCCGCGGCCTCGACCCCGACTTCCTGCTGCCGGAGGACGAGATCGCCCAGCGCGACACGGCCCGCGAGGAGTTCGCCGCGTACTTCCGGGAACTCGCCGCCGAGCGGCGCACTCGCCCGCAGGACGACCTCCTGAGCGCCCTTGTGAGCGTCTCCGACGGCGGAGACGTCCTTTCAGAGGAGGAACTCCTTGCCACGTGCGTACTGCTGCTCGTAGCGGGCCATGAGACGACCGTGAACCTCATAGGGAACGGCGCCCTGGCGCTGCTGCGCGATCCCGCGCAGCTGGAGTTGTTCAGGGCACGTCCTGAGAACGTCCAAGCGGCCGTGGAGGAACTCCTCCGTTACGACCCGCCCGTCCAGCTCACGCTTAGGGCAGCCCTAGAGGACGTCGAGCTGGACGGCTCACCCGTCGAACGCGGAAGGCTCGTCCTGCTGCTGACCGGTGCCGCCAACCGCGACCCGGCCGTTTTCGACGATCCCGACCGTCTCGACCTCACCCGCTACACCGAAGGACGGGACGCGCCACGTCACCTGTCGTTCGGGCATGGCATCCACTTCTGCCTGGGCGCGCCCCTGGCCCGGCTGGAGGGCCAGGTCGCGCTGAAGAAGCTCTTCGAGCGCGACGTGGCCCTCACCGGAGCCGACGGCCACACAGGCAGCGGCCATGCGGGCGACGGCCTCGTCTACCGGGACAACCTCGTCCTGCGAGGCCTGCGCGACCTGCCGGTCACTATTCGGGCTTGA
- a CDS encoding L-aspartate oxidase — protein sequence MIPSVLHAPAPGWTAEADVVVVGSGIAGLVTALRCRPHGRVLLVTKALLDAGSTRWAQGGIAAALAPDDSPEDHLADTLTAGVGLCDEDAVRALVTEGPDAVRGLIDLGAVFDEAAGGGIALTREGGHHRRRIAHAGGDATGAEISRALLAELKDSGVEVIEHALVLDLLKDAAGRAAGITLHVMGEGQPNGVGAVRARAVVLATGGLGQVFSATTNPEVSTGDGVALALRAGAEVADLEFVQFHPTVLWLGGGATGQQPLISEAVRGEGAHLVDHAGERFMVGRHELAELAPRDVVAKGIMNRMHETGAPCMFLDARHFGAAMWESRFPTILAACRHHGIDPVAEPIPVVPAAHHASGGVRTDLHGRTTVPGLYACGEVACTGVHGANRLASNSLLEGLVFAARIATALHTDLAAALAPAEPAPTADVSAVAAAGYVAAESAPAESAVAVSAAPGATVAASVDGVSGSDLAETTEPALAAGAAFTEAESAGASMAAGSAGAEPVEAGGASGDGWLVGAGVRGEIQRIMTSHVGVLRGAAGLERAVRELDGLTGGDAEPGVAAWEVTNLYTVASAIALAARRREETRGSHWREDFPERADGAWRGHLVTRLTGNALTTTYEPLEGKRS from the coding sequence ATGATCCCTTCCGTTCTCCACGCCCCCGCGCCCGGCTGGACCGCCGAGGCCGACGTCGTCGTCGTCGGCTCCGGCATCGCCGGCCTGGTCACCGCACTGCGCTGCCGCCCGCACGGGCGGGTGCTGCTCGTCACCAAGGCCCTCCTGGACGCCGGGTCGACCCGCTGGGCGCAGGGCGGGATCGCCGCCGCGCTCGCCCCCGACGACAGCCCGGAGGACCACCTCGCCGACACCCTGACCGCCGGAGTCGGGCTGTGCGACGAGGACGCCGTCCGGGCGCTCGTCACCGAGGGACCGGACGCCGTCCGCGGGCTCATCGACCTCGGCGCCGTCTTCGACGAGGCCGCCGGCGGCGGCATCGCGCTGACCCGCGAGGGCGGCCACCACCGGCGCCGCATCGCGCACGCGGGCGGCGACGCGACCGGCGCCGAGATCAGCCGCGCCCTCCTCGCCGAGCTCAAGGACTCCGGCGTCGAGGTCATCGAGCACGCGCTCGTCCTTGACCTGCTGAAGGACGCCGCCGGACGCGCCGCCGGGATCACCCTCCACGTGATGGGCGAGGGCCAGCCTAACGGCGTCGGCGCCGTCCGTGCCCGCGCCGTCGTGCTCGCCACCGGCGGGCTCGGCCAGGTGTTCTCCGCCACCACCAACCCCGAGGTCTCGACCGGCGACGGTGTCGCGCTGGCTCTGCGCGCCGGCGCCGAGGTCGCCGACCTGGAGTTCGTCCAGTTCCACCCGACCGTGCTGTGGCTCGGCGGCGGCGCGACCGGGCAGCAGCCGCTGATCTCCGAGGCCGTCCGCGGCGAGGGCGCCCACCTCGTCGACCACGCCGGCGAACGCTTCATGGTCGGACGGCACGAACTCGCCGAACTCGCCCCGCGCGACGTCGTCGCCAAGGGGATCATGAACCGGATGCACGAGACCGGCGCGCCCTGCATGTTCCTGGACGCCCGCCACTTCGGCGCCGCGATGTGGGAGTCGCGATTCCCGACCATTCTGGCCGCGTGCCGGCACCACGGCATCGACCCCGTCGCCGAGCCGATCCCCGTCGTCCCCGCCGCGCACCACGCCAGCGGCGGCGTCCGCACCGACCTGCACGGCCGCACCACCGTCCCCGGCCTCTACGCCTGCGGCGAGGTCGCCTGCACCGGCGTCCACGGCGCCAACCGCCTGGCCTCCAATTCCCTCCTGGAAGGCCTCGTCTTCGCCGCCCGAATAGCCACCGCCCTGCACACCGACCTCGCCGCCGCACTCGCCCCCGCCGAACCCGCACCCACGGCCGACGTGTCTGCGGTTGCGGCCGCCGGGTATGTGGCCGCCGAATCCGCCCCCGCCGAATCCGCGGTCGCCGTGTCTGCGGCCCCTGGGGCCACGGTTGCGGCGTCTGTGGACGGTGTGTCTGGGAGTGATCTGGCTGAAACGACCGAGCCCGCCTTGGCTGCGGGTGCCGCGTTCACGGAGGCCGAGTCCGCTGGTGCCTCAATGGCTGCTGGCTCCGCGGGCGCTGAGCCCGTTGAGGCCGGCGGGGCTTCGGGGGACGGGTGGTTGGTGGGGGCCGGGGTTCGGGGGGAGATTCAGCGGATCATGACCTCCCATGTCGGAGTGCTGCGCGGGGCCGCGGGGTTGGAGCGGGCGGTGCGGGAATTGGACGGGCTCACGGGCGGGGACGCCGAGCCCGGGGTGGCGGCATGGGAGGTCACCAACCTGTACACCGTCGCGTCGGCGATCGCGCTGGCGGCGCGGCGGCGGGAGGAGACGCGTGGGAGCCACTGGCGGGAGGACTTCCCCGAGCGGGCGGACGGCGCGTGGCGCGGGCATCTGGTGACGCGGCTGACGGGGAACGCCCTGACGACGACCTACGAACCTCTGGAAGGAAAGCGTTCATGA
- the lysX gene encoding bifunctional lysylphosphatidylglycerol synthetase/lysine--tRNA ligase LysX, whose protein sequence is MRVRREKLDRLRESGIDPYPVTFPRTATIAEIRAKHPDLEPGTETGEKVGVTGRVMLVRNTGKLCFATIRDGGGDLQVMLSLANVGQEQLDFWKREVDLGDHIGVEGEVITSRRGELSVMADRFAITSKCLRPLPEKHAGLTDPEARVRQRYVDLIVNDEARQMARIRSATVRAVRDFWHEEGYLEVETPMLQPIHGGAAARPFKTHINAYDMDLYLRIAIELYLKRLVVGGIEKVFEINRNFRNEGADSTHNPEFTMLEAYGTYLDYNDMADLTQRMYQKAVVAALGTTVVVHDGVEIDLGLPEWPRITLYGSVSEALGEEITPHTPIEDVRKLADARGITWDPKWGQGKLVQEVFEELIEHTLVQPTFVMDYPVETSPLTRQHRQEPLLTEKWDLIGFGTELGTAYSELVDPVEQRRRLTEQSLLAAGGDPEAMQLDEDFLRALEYAMPPTGGMGAGIDRMIMAFTGKGIRDTILFPLVKPE, encoded by the coding sequence ATGCGCGTGCGCCGGGAGAAGCTCGACCGGCTCCGCGAGAGCGGGATCGACCCCTACCCGGTGACCTTCCCCCGCACGGCGACCATCGCCGAGATCCGGGCGAAACACCCGGACCTGGAGCCGGGCACCGAGACGGGCGAGAAGGTCGGCGTCACCGGTCGCGTCATGCTCGTCCGCAACACCGGCAAGCTGTGCTTCGCCACCATCCGGGACGGCGGCGGCGACCTCCAGGTCATGCTGTCGCTGGCCAACGTCGGTCAGGAGCAGCTCGACTTCTGGAAGCGCGAGGTCGACCTCGGCGACCACATCGGCGTCGAGGGCGAGGTCATCACGTCCCGCCGCGGCGAGCTGTCGGTCATGGCCGACCGGTTCGCGATCACGTCGAAGTGCCTGCGCCCCCTGCCAGAGAAGCACGCTGGGCTGACCGACCCCGAGGCGCGGGTCCGGCAGCGCTACGTCGACCTCATCGTCAACGACGAGGCCCGGCAGATGGCGCGGATCCGCAGCGCGACCGTGCGCGCGGTGCGCGACTTCTGGCACGAGGAGGGCTACCTCGAGGTCGAGACGCCCATGCTGCAGCCGATCCACGGCGGCGCGGCGGCACGTCCGTTCAAGACGCACATCAACGCCTACGACATGGACCTCTACCTGCGCATCGCGATCGAGCTGTACCTGAAGCGGCTCGTCGTCGGCGGCATCGAGAAGGTCTTCGAGATCAACCGGAACTTCCGGAACGAGGGCGCGGACTCCACGCACAACCCCGAGTTCACGATGCTGGAGGCCTACGGCACGTACCTCGACTACAACGACATGGCCGACCTGACCCAGCGGATGTACCAGAAGGCCGTCGTCGCGGCCCTGGGCACCACGGTGGTCGTCCATGACGGGGTGGAGATCGACCTGGGGCTGCCCGAGTGGCCGCGCATCACGCTGTACGGGTCGGTGTCCGAGGCGCTCGGCGAGGAGATCACGCCGCACACGCCGATCGAGGACGTCCGCAAGCTCGCCGACGCCCGCGGCATCACGTGGGACCCCAAGTGGGGGCAGGGCAAGCTCGTCCAGGAGGTCTTCGAGGAGCTGATCGAGCACACGCTCGTCCAGCCCACGTTCGTCATGGACTACCCGGTCGAGACGTCCCCGCTGACCCGCCAGCACCGCCAGGAGCCGCTGCTCACCGAGAAGTGGGACCTCATCGGCTTCGGGACGGAGCTCGGCACCGCCTACTCCGAGCTGGTCGACCCGGTCGAGCAGCGCCGCCGGCTGACCGAGCAGTCGCTGCTCGCCGCGGGCGGCGACCCGGAGGCCATGCAGCTGGACGAGGACTTCCTGCGCGCCCTGGAGTACGCGATGCCGCCCACGGGCGGGATGGGCGCCGGCATCGACCGGATGATCATGGCGTTCACCGGCAAGGGGATCCGGGACACGATCCTGTTCCCGCTGGTCAAGCCCGAATAG
- the panD gene encoding aspartate 1-decarboxylase, which translates to MIRTMFKSKIHRATVTQADLHYVGSLTIDQDLMDAADLLPGEQVSIVDIDNGARLETYLIAGERGSGVIGINGAAARLVQPGDLVIIISYAQLTDAEAREFVPTVVHVDRSNKIISLGTDPAEPVPGTRTTRGDLVHG; encoded by the coding sequence ATGATCCGGACGATGTTCAAGTCCAAGATCCACCGCGCCACGGTGACGCAGGCGGACCTGCACTACGTCGGCTCGCTCACCATCGACCAGGACCTGATGGACGCCGCGGACCTGCTCCCCGGCGAGCAGGTCTCGATCGTGGACATCGACAACGGCGCCCGGCTGGAGACCTACCTGATCGCGGGCGAGCGCGGCTCCGGCGTCATCGGCATCAACGGCGCCGCGGCCCGCCTCGTGCAGCCCGGCGACCTGGTGATCATCATCAGCTACGCCCAGCTCACCGACGCCGAGGCCCGCGAGTTCGTCCCCACCGTCGTCCACGTCGACCGCTCCAACAAGATCATCTCCCTGGGCACCGACCCCGCCGAGCCCGTCCCCGGCACCAGAACAACCCGAGGCGACCTAGTCCACGGCTAA